A genome region from Maridesulfovibrio salexigens DSM 2638 includes the following:
- a CDS encoding recombinase family protein, whose product MAKVTAYLRVSTTKQDVDNQELEILKYCSVRDIKVDTWFKLAMSSSKSMSKRRINELLNSLNEGDILLVSELSRLGRSLSQIVSIVDVLVSKKVEFIAIKQNIHIKDGEQDISTKVMVSTFALMAEIEKDLLSSRTKVALAKRREQGLTLGRKKGSRSSKLDDRVDEIQSLLDRGLNKSSIGKIFGVTPQSMSYFIRTRGLTPNILVKS is encoded by the coding sequence ATGGCGAAAGTAACTGCATACCTTCGAGTATCGACCACCAAACAAGACGTGGATAATCAGGAACTTGAAATCTTGAAATACTGTAGCGTCCGAGACATTAAGGTTGATACTTGGTTCAAGCTCGCAATGTCTTCCTCAAAATCTATGAGCAAGCGTAGGATTAATGAACTTTTGAATTCATTGAACGAAGGTGACATTCTTCTTGTATCGGAACTTTCCAGATTAGGCCGCTCTCTTAGCCAGATCGTTTCAATAGTAGATGTGCTGGTATCCAAGAAAGTCGAATTCATCGCCATTAAGCAGAATATTCATATCAAGGATGGTGAGCAGGATATTTCAACCAAGGTCATGGTTTCCACATTTGCACTCATGGCTGAGATAGAAAAAGATTTGCTTTCTTCCAGAACCAAGGTCGCTCTTGCCAAACGCCGGGAGCAAGGTCTTACTCTTGGTCGCAAGAAAGGTTCAAGAAGTTCAAAACTTGATGACCGGGTTGATGAAATTCAATCACTTCTCGACCGGGGCTTAAATAAATCTTCAATAGGTAAGATATTCGGCGTTACCCCTCAAAGTATGAGCTACTTCATAAGGACCAGAGGACTAACCCCAAACATTTTAGTAAAATCATAA
- a CDS encoding tyrosine-type recombinase/integrase has translation MKKIESQTSADLSHNLSVQLGKTLEAYEVASIFSVNEEDVLRYYENFGGIEVIPGHYVFFENKILEKVGIMPTLDKRQKMSRWKGVVQVDGVRKEKRFHDESDESYQQAVEWENQQRQNLKKGIIEEVVAQIKKEVVEHKDSSVINSMSSVTLKEFADQYVEYCTGRINPRSVKEKRRHFNTLIAHFTESCFVEEITAFKMNKFLQEVLKTKTGNMVNIIMKHLKAAWSWAGGFVEGFPQNSDPFRNIQKFPEQRHPRYVPPKEDLDKVFDVAEGQDRVMLKTFYYTGGRKNEIFSLKWEDVLFDSNQIRLWTNKRKHGNRESNLIPMVKELKRILTEWKKACPCESDYVFIEVRKKAPTYGQRYVYRKGFMERHCDKAGVKRFGFHGIRHLFATTLYNNGQPLAVVQKMMRHKNPNTTVRYLHEMGLDRALEAVEGVL, from the coding sequence ATGAAAAAAATAGAATCCCAAACATCTGCTGATCTTTCCCATAACCTTTCGGTGCAACTTGGAAAAACTCTTGAAGCTTACGAAGTAGCTTCAATCTTCTCCGTGAATGAAGAGGATGTTTTACGGTATTATGAAAACTTTGGTGGAATCGAAGTTATACCCGGACATTATGTGTTCTTTGAGAACAAAATTTTGGAAAAGGTAGGAATAATGCCGACATTAGATAAACGTCAAAAGATGTCTCGGTGGAAAGGGGTTGTTCAGGTTGATGGAGTTCGCAAAGAAAAGCGATTTCATGATGAAAGTGATGAAAGTTACCAGCAGGCAGTTGAATGGGAAAACCAGCAACGGCAAAATCTTAAAAAGGGAATCATTGAAGAAGTCGTTGCACAGATCAAAAAGGAGGTAGTTGAGCATAAAGATAGTTCCGTCATAAATTCTATGTCATCTGTCACATTGAAAGAGTTTGCTGATCAATATGTAGAATATTGCACTGGGCGAATTAATCCTCGGTCAGTGAAGGAAAAACGTCGGCATTTTAACACCTTGATAGCTCATTTCACTGAATCTTGTTTTGTAGAAGAAATCACAGCATTTAAAATGAATAAGTTTCTTCAAGAGGTTTTAAAGACGAAGACTGGAAATATGGTCAACATCATTATGAAACATCTTAAAGCTGCATGGTCATGGGCTGGGGGATTTGTTGAGGGATTTCCGCAAAATTCTGATCCCTTCAGAAATATCCAGAAGTTTCCTGAACAAAGGCATCCTCGTTATGTGCCACCTAAAGAAGATCTTGATAAGGTCTTTGACGTTGCGGAAGGTCAAGATAGGGTTATGCTGAAGACCTTTTATTATACAGGTGGTCGAAAGAATGAGATTTTTAGTCTTAAATGGGAAGACGTCTTGTTTGATTCAAACCAAATTAGGTTATGGACTAATAAGCGTAAGCATGGAAACAGGGAATCCAACCTTATCCCGATGGTTAAAGAATTAAAACGCATTTTAACAGAGTGGAAGAAAGCTTGTCCCTGCGAAAGCGATTATGTCTTTATTGAGGTTAGAAAGAAAGCACCAACATATGGGCAACGTTATGTTTATCGTAAAGGATTCATGGAAAGGCATTGCGATAAAGCAGGTGTAAAAAGATTTGGATTTCACGGCATTCGTCATTTATTCGCAACTACATTATATAACAATGGGCAACCGTTGGCTGTAGTTCAGAAAATGATGCGTCATAAGAATCCGAACACCACCGTTAGATATCTCCATGAGATGGGACTTGATCGTGCTTTGGAAGCTGTTGAAGGTGTGCTTTAG
- a CDS encoding helix-turn-helix domain-containing protein: protein MTVAEKQMFENAWEFESGEQRDKMLESLTAENCGEKLLLVRDVSNLTRRELAKVIGCSESTLSRIERGVSKPTNEFLSRLLALVTIGYYKYSQLSEAEKEKISETIGTSGGVLAGVGGAIAAIGAAGVVPGLSAAGITSGLAAIGGSMLGGVAVVAAIPIATGAAGYALVKGIKAICDSNRLSCTAVDDKYEICTKDND from the coding sequence ATGACTGTTGCTGAAAAACAAATGTTCGAAAATGCATGGGAATTTGAAAGTGGTGAGCAACGAGATAAAATGCTTGAATCTCTTACAGCTGAAAACTGTGGTGAAAAACTGTTGCTGGTAAGAGATGTTTCGAATCTTACAAGGCGTGAGCTGGCAAAAGTCATAGGGTGTTCAGAGTCGACCTTGTCAAGAATCGAACGTGGTGTATCAAAGCCTACAAATGAATTTCTTTCACGACTTTTAGCACTAGTGACAATCGGGTACTACAAGTACTCACAGCTCTCCGAAGCAGAAAAAGAGAAAATTTCAGAAACAATAGGGACTAGTGGAGGAGTTCTTGCTGGTGTTGGGGGAGCAATTGCTGCTATAGGTGCAGCAGGAGTTGTACCGGGGTTGTCCGCAGCAGGAATAACAAGTGGATTGGCTGCAATTGGTGGAAGTATGCTTGGTGGAGTTGCTGTGGTAGCTGCTATTCCTATTGCCACCGGTGCGGCCGGGTACGCTCTGGTAAAAGGAATTAAAGCGATTTGTGATTCTAATCGTTTGTCATGTACAGCAGTGGATGACAAGTATGAAATATGTACGAAAGATAATGATTAG